A stretch of Vigna angularis cultivar LongXiaoDou No.4 chromosome 4, ASM1680809v1, whole genome shotgun sequence DNA encodes these proteins:
- the LOC108329979 gene encoding WD repeat-containing protein ATCSA-1, with amino-acid sequence MHTHVWKQIRDREGGKVRANHFVNSIKSYRISQLQLANHKDIVSPHKGAVNSLQIDSTEGRYLLSAASDASVAVYDVQRPATSEASSAFCKHRCLFVVDKHHQQAHKYAVSTAIWYPIDTGLFVTGSYDHHINVWDTNTTQVVVNFKMPGKVHRIAMSNLSTSHMLIAAGTEDVQVRLCDIASGAFAHTLSGHRDGVMTVEWSNSSEWVLITGGCDGAIRFWDIRRAGCFQVLDQSQTQLGRRPPILKRSMITKDSSAKLRGAQKKHANGSGYKQQPIGRVPSKGPMKQRLHPGMLSTQDRATAHYGAVTGLKATEDGMYLLSAGSDSRLRLWDVQSGCNTLVNFETVRLQINKPLQLATTQDSALVFVPCMRSVKAFDMWSGYTYTVLRGHYECVNSCWFNQQNQELYTGGNDRQILVWSPARSMDDEMGEGPAEDQDNWSS; translated from the exons ATGCATACGCATGTGTGGAAGCAGATCAGAGACAGAGAAGGTGGGAAAGTGCGCGCCAACCATTTCGTCAATAGCATAAAATCCTATCGCATTTCGCAACTCCAATTGGCGAATCACAAAGACATCGTGTCCCCTCACAAGGGCGCCGTCAACTCCCTTCAG ATTGATTCGACAGAGGGAAGGTATCTGCTCTCCGCCGCCTCCGATGCCTCTGTAGCCGTCTACGACGTTCAACGACCCGCCACTTCCGAAGCTTCCTCCGCCTTCTGCAAACACAGGTGCTTATTTGTCGTTGACAAGCACCACCAACAGGCCCACAAATATGCCGTCTCCACAGCCATATGGTATCCCATTGACACCGGTTTGTTCGTCACTGGCTCATACGATCATCACATTAATGTTTGGGATACCAATACCACCCAG GTGGTGGTGAACTTCAAAATGCCAGGAAAGGTGCATAGGATTGCAATGTCTAATTTGTCAACGTCTCACATGCTTATCGCTGCTGGCACTGAGGATGTTCAAGTTCGCCTTTGTGATATTGCTTCCGGGGCTTTCGCTCATACTTTGTCCGGTCACCGAG ATGGTGTAATGACTGTTGAGTGGTCTAATTCAAGTGAATGGGTATTAATTACCGGGGGATGTGATGGTGCAATACGATTTTGGGACATCAGGCGTGCTGGCTGTTTCCAAGTTTTAGATCAATCTCAGACTCAGCTTGGAAGACGCCCACCTATACTCAAACGGTCCATGATAACAAAG GATTCGAGTGCAAAATTGCGTGGTGCCCAAAAGAAACATGCTAATGGAAGTGGTTACAAACAACAACCAATTGGCAGAGTTCCATCCAAGGGACCAATGAAGCAGAGGTTACATCCAGGAATGCTGTCTACTCAGGATCGGGCGACTGCTCATTATGGTGCTGTGACAGGGTTAAAGGCAACAGAGGATGGCATGTATCTACTAAGTGCAG GATCTGATTCAAGATTAAGGTTGTGGGATGTTCAATCTGGCTGCAACACACTTGTAAACTTTGAAACAGTTCGTCTGCAAATAAATAAACCTCTTCAATTAGCCACCACTCAAGATTCAGCCCTTGTTTTTGTTCCATGCATGAGATCTGTGAAA GCATTTGACATGTGGTCTGGGTACACCTACACAGTATTACGTGGCCACTATGAATGTGTGAACTCTTGCTGGTTTAATCAACAAAATCAG GAACTTTACACTGGTGGAAATGATAGACAAATTCTTGTCTGGTCACCTGCAAGATCAATGGATGATGAAATG GGTGAAGGTCCTGCTGAGGATCAGGATAACTGGAGTAGTTGA